The sequence below is a genomic window from Humulus lupulus chromosome 3, drHumLupu1.1, whole genome shotgun sequence.
AGGTTGTGTGGACAAATTCCCGTTGGTGGACGGCTAAAGAGCTTCGACAACACGTCGTATTTGCATAACCCTTGCTTGTGTGGTACTCCGCTTGAAATTTGTTAGAAGCTATAGAAGCACATATTTTGGGGATGTAGCTCAGATGGTAGAGCGCTCGCTTAGCTTTCATAAACGATATAAAATTTCACCGTGTTACTTGgtgcatgaattcaaatacaagGTTTTACGATACAATAAAATCGAGTTCCCCCATCATCATCAGTCATCAATATAAACTCATCGCCTCGAGTGCTATAATATGCCACCtatgttataatattttatcTAGGATGACATTAGTCAGTGTCACTAAAtaactatatatttatatgcatggtaTTATTATGATCAGATCATAATGAGATGAACATAACATTCTAACATGCTCGAAGCCCATGGatacttaggcttctatgtataaaatttcgtgcaatttcgagctgtgtagagggtgatacgaccaaaatactgagagatgtacaaatataagggaaaaacttgcgaaaattgccatcgaaaagcaTAAATTGTTTGCAAATTTTGACTTtaagctccgtttcaactccaatagaagtaTATAACCATGAGATGTCATGGGAAAAAATATAAAACAAGTaaaacacgagtgtaatacattacggatcgaaattagtgaaatctacaATTTACCAAAgaagtacccctttcagaaaaatttgatttctataatatgaattcgagcaatattttgaaagtgaatactaaagaatctgcaagggtaatgggcacaaaagttgtaaccatATATCAAACTTGAGATGATTGCCACAATTAATCCAAGTATTCATGATAATTACTGTGTCGGCTAAGAAGACCTGTTCACTAACTAAAGGATGAAAAATTGGAGAAGTGCTAATTAAGGAGCCCAAGTAAGTCAACCTTTGTTTTACGTGGCTACAACATGATATAACTGGTATTATGTTTGTTAGTTATTAAGATGTATGCATGTGCTTATACTTTGCTAGAGAATGTTTATTTAGAGATCGTTGTCCTTGGAGATGTTTATGCTTAATATACGGTGTGGTTAAAGTCCGCTTATTATCGCAATTCAAGTTCTGCATCATATCGCGGTTACAGTTCCGCTTATTATACCTGTTCAAGTCCGTGTAAATATTTCTGATTCAAATCCAAAATATTGTGGTTGGTTTTCCGCTTATTGTATATCTTATCAGTTCAAGCCCGTGTATAATTAACCAAAATTTAGCATATTCGATAACCTAGGAGTCTCGatatcaaaatttattttatgGTTCATGATATATGTTGATACATAATTATGGAGTCACTCACATGGTTTAGCATATCCTTTTTGAACCCATTCAAAactacatacatatatatagctattaactcaaaatataaatatatattaaaagtgATATCGTTTTTGTTGATCAATGCTTATCCACTATgattaaagaaaaaataataaataaacttatatATCACTCTTAATTATTAGTAGAAGATATAATAAGTTGATGATCTCGGCGGTTTAGTAGTTTGAGGAGTAGTCCTTGTAGGGCGGTGTCTGCTGCAagaacatcatcatcatcagtaCGCATGAGGTCCTCGGCAACTTCAGCTGGAGTGAGCTGCACCTCCTTTATGGCCTCTTCGATTTGCCCAAACAGTTTGTGGTGTCGAATGTGGAGATAGTTATAAGCAAGTGCCTTGAATGTAGAGGGAGTGCAGTAAGACATGTGGATGTGCATGTCCATGCGGCCTGGTCTCAACAATGCAGGGTCAAGTCTCTCCTTGTGGTTCGTTGTGAACACTATTATCCTCTCATTCGCACAACTAGACCACAACCCATCGATGAAGTTCAGTAATCCTGATAGAGTCAGCtgtaaaacaacaacaaaaatatataattaataatgtatatatatatgatcaaatCGTACTACGTATTACTGAGATcgtgactatatatatatatatatatatgggtaatTCTTCTGTAAGGTTTCACTCTAGTGGCGCTCTCAATTTTCTCGACTCATGAACAGATAATGTATATATAATCAAAGGTACTACGTATTACTAAgatcgtatatatatatatagggtaatTCTTCTGTAAGGTTTCACTTTAGGTCTTACTAGTGGGGCTCTCGATGTTCTCGACCGTGAACattttttcagaaaattccgaatagtttttAGAGTATctccaaatttttaaaaaattaggttcaaacaaaTTACTTGGCCAAGAACTTAGTATTCAGAAAGCTAGAGCATACACGGTCGACAAAAAAAATTATGCCCAAAAACTAAACTATTCACGAGTTGAAAATCCCAACAGCCACAGCAGGACTTAAAGTGAAGATCAATTCCCCTACTATATATCTATaatgaaaactattcacgggtcaatCGGTAGGCTTAGAAGCAGTCATAAGAGAATTCCCCctactatatatatacatacctgACTATTATCATTCTTttgattattataaatatataatcaatAACTACGTACTGAGATcgtgactatatatatatatatatacatatatatgtaccTGACTATTATCATTCTTTTGATTATTATTCTTGGCCAAGGAGCGTGCGTCAGATGATGACGATCGTGGGTCTAGGACATTAGTGGTACTACAGTCAATGTCCTCAACAACCAGTATGGATCTGTTGGTTGTGGACAGCAAGAGGTTCCTAAGATTGGAATCTCTACGGAGATTCGAAAGTTGCAAGTCATATATATCAAACTTGAGATGATTAGCAATGGCCGCAATCAAGCTTGATTTTCCAGTACCAGGAGGGCCGTAGAGCAAGTAGCCGCGCTTCCAAGCCTTGCCCACTTTCCTATAAAACTGCTTTCGATTCAGGAACCTATCCAAATCACGTATGAGTTCCTCCTTAACTCCCTCATCCATGGCCATTGTGTCGAACGTGGATGGATGGTCAAAAGCAATGGAACTCCATGGATTCCCATCTGAGTAATGGTAGTCACCTAATTTAGAGAAAAGCTGCACTACTAAACTTCATTGATGGCTTTAGCTTTATCTATTACGTAGGGAAGGTAACCTTTCACCACCTTCTCCATAAACTTCTTTTTGAAACTCAGCTTGAACGATCGATTCTTCTCAACTGGCCTAGCCACTGCACTTACCGACCCATCTCTTCGATTATTACTATTCGTACTTCTCGTTGTGATGATGAACTCCCACATAACCACAATTCCATCGAACACATCGGTGATCCTTTCGCCATTTTCCATGCTAATAGATATAATGTcgttttcattattattattattctttaagTTGGTATTCTGAAAAACCTTGAGGTTTTGACACGAGGAGGGTGTGATTTTTGTGCTCAAGAAAGTCTCCGACGCCTTGAATATTTCATTATGCAAAAAATCATCGAATTCATCGATGGTCAGGATCATCTCTGTCCACTGAGTATAAAACACTACTCTCTCCAACAGCCGCAATATTCTGTCCATGGGTATAATGGGCTCGATTATACGGCGTATCTCGTAGAAAATTGTTTGAATTATCACTGCTGTCGCAGTAATAGTCGTCAATGCAGACCATACGGCCCCGGTTGAGGGAATCATTATCATCCAAAGCcctatttgattattttttcagTCCAACTTAAGGGTATAATTTATAGGTAAAATCCAAGTTTAAATATTCATAGTTTCCCTAAGATTCGGTTTCATCCTATTAGATATTAGATGATGATGATGTGACtgcttagattttttttttttaatttgaatttgaatttaaatgattgaatttaaatttttttgtagTTGATCGTATATTTGTAAATTTCCCAAGAATTAAAAAGGTCGTTAGGCTCAAAGTTGTGCATGAGGTCCCAAGGCTGGGCCCTTTTCTTGGGCCTCAGACTGTATAGAAGTGGGCTGGGTACTAGGCTTCTTGCTCAACGGGCGAGCTTGATCAAGCGAGCACGGCCCTTGGTAGGCCCTGGGCCTTGCTtctattttttttgttcttttcattTCTGTCACTTTTCTCTTTGATTTTTGCcactttctttctcttttctcaGCTTTATTTTCCTCTTGTAAATGCTTCAAAAATGCAAATTATTTCCTGCTAAACaagataaaatatttatttttgttattggaGTCTCTGAACACTCCAATTGTAAATAGTTGCTCATATTTCACCAATAATCTCCGCATGAACAAGATCCAGCTTCGAATGAGTGGAACCGACTTCTATCTCTCACCACTATCTTCAGTCCATAAACCTTAGAAATAAGCTTCATCACCACATGACAGTCTCTACAGATACGCAAATTCTTTACAATTCGTAAAACCTTTCCTTGTCCTAATCTCGCCATCCCAAAAGCTACAGCCAGTTTCTCACTATGCATGTTCACTGAATCTTCTTTTTCCTCGTCTTCTATATCATGTAGAACACTCCCAATTTCAGGCACATATCCACCTTCAACTTTAAGTCTCAACATTATTTCCCTCAACTTCTCATAAGCTTCTTTCACAACCTCGTTTTGTTTCTGACCTGCAACAAAACTGTAAACTAGCTTCTCAACTTCAATCGTGCTCCTTCCAGGAGCTTTTCTTATTTTCTGCTCACTCGCAGATCTTCTTACCGAAGCAACATCTTCCCATTTCCCAGCAATGGCATATGTATTTGACAAAAGAACATGGTCCCCAGAATTGTTAGGATCCAATCTCGAAAGTCTTTTCTCTATTTCTTCTGCCAGTTTGACATTGCCATGAAGGCTGCAAGCCCCTAAAAGCGTCCGCCAGATGATGGCATTCGGCGAAACTGGCATTTCACAAGCAAACTCATAGGCCTTCTCCAGTTTCCCAGCTCGCCCATAAAGATCAACCATACAACCGTAATGTTCAATGGTAGGTTCTATATTGATATCTCTCATCTTTGAGAAATATCTCTGTCCTTCTTCAATTAAACCAGCATGACTGCAAGCATAtaaaattgaaatgaaagtgaCCCCATCCGGCTTAATTCCATGATTTTCCATCTTATGGAAAAGCTGTATAGCTCTTGCACCATAACCATGCATTGCAAGCGATGTTATCATTGAAGTCCAAGAAACAATACTCTTCCTCTCAGACATTCTTTCAAAGACTAATTGAGTCATACGT
It includes:
- the LOC133821777 gene encoding pentatricopeptide repeat-containing protein At1g74630-like; translated protein: MNNNIENLCLSLLTKCKTLQTTKQLQAFMCKNGLENHPLLAGKLLLHCVLTISDALDYGRRLLSYSPRPDAFMYNTLIRGLAESDSPDNAVHAFMEMRLKSISPIDSFTFAFLLKAAANLRCFRFGMELHCQALLRGLDTHLFVGTTLVSLYAECGSLNFARKVFDEMFQPNVVAWNAILTACFRCGDVKSGQELFERMPIRNLTSWDIMLAGHVKAGELELARRTFLGMSLKDDVSWSTMIVGFAQNGCFDEAFGLFRELHQLGLKPNEASLTGVLSASAQAGAFEFAKILHGFIEKAGFVWIVSVNNALLDAYSKCGDVRMTQLVFERMSERKSIVSWTSMITSLAMHGYGARAIQLFHKMENHGIKPDGVTFISILYACSHAGLIEEGQRYFSKMRDINIEPTIEHYGCMVDLYGRAGKLEKAYEFACEMPVSPNAIIWRTLLGACSLHGNVKLAEEIEKRLSRLDPNNSGDHVLLSNTYAIAGKWEDVASVRRSASEQKIRKAPGRSTIEVEKLVYSFVAGQKQNEVVKEAYEKLREIMLRLKVEGGYVPEIGSVLHDIEDEEKEDSVNMHSEKLAVAFGMARLGQGKVLRIVKNLRICRDCHVVMKLISKVYGLKIVVRDRSRFHSFEAGSCSCGDYW